A portion of the Segatella copri DSM 18205 genome contains these proteins:
- a CDS encoding DEAD/DEAH box helicase, producing MNQNNISAAELFLRVRELLILPELEPKTRNKMMHDTLILCCHEGVKDTKQAFGNLFSQVDYLCKAHGIKVADKIAIQTMRRHSNSQEPLSSEDLKYDARALAIFISAVFGVDVPHELNVLIPHTNRPYQKGLEINNRRIRCIVKNWDSDFIRVDIDQDADEEEYLVQLKDEENHIDHTYLWDILKEGMQLNLLDCQVKQPVITPRLIVVEPDYLVDISSIATCFTAFGHHSLLYLLNQMKPRANTQATLLGNFAGAALDDIINTNGKYQMNETIKTNFREKALEFCTCPWFDAKKFYTDANQQAFNLQQVVDILFPRTASQAQMSAFRGESLYDRKKAILEPSFVCEALGIQGRVDLMTTDCKLLVEQKSGRNMNIETHQVDPGYHSYQLEPHYVQLLLYYGVLQHNFKLSNDRVNIRLLYSKYQPQDGLMVVAYYHKLFQEAITYRNQLVAASFEIAKEGFEHALNEFTPDVLNVAGTQDFFYNKYLKPQIEAITSPLHNLTPLEEAYFCRMMTFVLREQMISKVGAQEGTNTSSSDLWTMPLAEKKDAGNIYTDLHIIRKEQSSAGSGYDTITLSVPDQGKDFLPNFRIGDMVYLYTYRLKEEPDVRKAILYKGVLQEIHSDEIVVHLTDGQQNADIFEMNLPYAIEHGTSDASTGGSIRNLHQFICAPKEKRNLLLGQRAPQRNASLSLTRHYDDVLDDIILRAKQAQDYFLLVGPPGTGKTSRALKFMLEEALNDGTGMPTAESIASGGKTAQQPASSILLMSYTNRAVDEICEMLVDSGIPFLRLGSEYSCDERFRPYLIEKAISDCPKLEAIKQYIIGTRVIVGTTSMMTSKPFIFSLKHFKLAIIDESSQILEPNLIGLLSAVDKFILIGDYKQLPAVVQQSEQDSGIPTINDSQKGGIIDMSILQDICLTNCRNSLFERLIHWEDHEERSEFIGILRRQGRMHPEIAEFPNRMFYRREKLEPVPCPHQLETELAYTLPSEDALDDLLKEHRMIFLPSKFCKEPNVSDKINANEAAIVVDLLRRIHRFYGERFDAKKTVGVIVPYRNQIAMVRKGIEKLGIPELEKISIDTVERYQGSQRDVIIYSFTIQNIWQLDFLAGNSFVEDGAIIDRKLNVAITRARKQMIMTGNPEILRNNQIFSELMNYVKEKGGYF from the coding sequence ATGAATCAAAACAATATCAGCGCCGCAGAACTCTTCCTTAGGGTAAGAGAACTTTTGATACTCCCCGAACTGGAGCCGAAGACACGCAACAAGATGATGCACGATACGCTCATCCTCTGCTGCCACGAAGGAGTGAAGGATACCAAACAGGCTTTCGGTAACCTTTTCTCCCAGGTGGATTATCTCTGTAAGGCTCACGGCATCAAGGTGGCAGACAAGATTGCCATCCAGACCATGCGCCGGCACAGTAATTCGCAGGAACCACTCTCAAGCGAAGATTTGAAATATGATGCACGTGCCCTAGCCATCTTCATCTCTGCCGTATTCGGAGTGGATGTTCCCCACGAGCTGAACGTGCTCATTCCCCATACCAACCGCCCTTATCAGAAAGGACTGGAAATCAACAACCGCCGCATCCGCTGCATCGTGAAGAACTGGGACAGCGATTTCATCCGCGTGGATATTGACCAGGATGCTGACGAAGAGGAATATCTCGTTCAACTGAAAGATGAAGAGAACCATATCGACCATACCTACCTCTGGGATATCCTGAAGGAAGGTATGCAGCTCAACCTGCTCGACTGTCAGGTAAAGCAGCCCGTCATCACCCCCCGACTCATCGTGGTGGAACCCGATTATCTGGTAGATATCAGTAGTATCGCCACCTGCTTCACGGCTTTCGGTCATCATTCCCTGCTCTATCTGCTGAACCAGATGAAACCCCGCGCCAACACCCAGGCTACCCTGCTCGGTAACTTTGCCGGTGCAGCGCTGGATGACATCATCAATACAAACGGCAAATACCAGATGAACGAAACCATAAAGACGAATTTCAGGGAGAAAGCACTGGAGTTCTGCACCTGTCCCTGGTTTGATGCCAAGAAATTCTATACCGATGCCAACCAGCAGGCATTCAATCTGCAGCAGGTAGTGGATATCCTCTTTCCCCGCACCGCATCGCAGGCACAGATGTCAGCCTTCCGCGGTGAAAGTCTTTACGACAGGAAGAAAGCCATCCTCGAACCTTCGTTCGTCTGCGAAGCACTCGGCATACAGGGACGTGTGGACCTGATGACCACCGACTGCAAACTGCTGGTGGAGCAGAAATCGGGACGCAACATGAATATTGAAACCCATCAGGTAGATCCGGGTTATCACAGTTATCAGCTGGAGCCCCACTATGTACAGCTGCTGCTCTACTATGGCGTATTGCAGCACAACTTCAAGCTGAGCAACGACCGCGTGAATATCCGTCTGCTCTACTCCAAGTATCAGCCGCAAGACGGACTGATGGTAGTGGCGTATTACCACAAGCTCTTCCAGGAAGCCATCACTTACCGCAACCAGCTGGTAGCCGCTTCTTTCGAAATAGCCAAGGAAGGTTTTGAACATGCACTCAACGAGTTTACACCCGATGTACTCAATGTAGCAGGCACACAGGACTTCTTCTACAACAAGTATCTGAAGCCGCAGATAGAAGCCATCACCAGTCCGCTCCACAACCTCACCCCATTAGAGGAGGCTTACTTCTGCCGCATGATGACCTTCGTGTTACGGGAACAGATGATCAGCAAGGTGGGCGCACAGGAAGGAACGAACACATCCAGTTCCGACCTCTGGACCATGCCACTCGCCGAAAAGAAAGATGCCGGCAATATCTATACCGACCTGCACATCATCCGAAAGGAACAGAGCAGCGCAGGAAGCGGATATGATACCATCACCCTGAGCGTGCCCGACCAGGGAAAGGACTTCCTGCCCAACTTCCGTATCGGCGACATGGTGTATCTCTATACCTACAGGCTGAAGGAAGAACCCGACGTAAGAAAGGCTATATTATATAAAGGTGTACTGCAGGAGATTCACAGCGATGAGATTGTGGTGCATCTCACCGACGGACAGCAGAATGCCGATATCTTCGAGATGAATCTGCCTTACGCCATAGAACATGGAACGAGCGATGCATCGACAGGCGGAAGCATACGTAACCTGCACCAGTTTATCTGTGCACCCAAGGAGAAACGCAACCTGCTGTTAGGGCAGCGTGCCCCGCAAAGAAACGCCTCGCTGTCATTAACCAGACATTACGATGATGTACTGGACGACATCATTCTCCGTGCCAAGCAGGCACAGGATTACTTCCTGCTCGTGGGACCTCCGGGAACAGGAAAGACCAGTCGTGCCCTGAAGTTTATGTTAGAAGAAGCATTGAACGACGGAACGGGAATGCCGACAGCAGAAAGCATCGCCTCGGGAGGCAAGACGGCTCAGCAGCCTGCATCCTCCATCCTCCTGATGAGCTATACCAACCGAGCCGTAGATGAAATCTGCGAGATGCTGGTAGATTCGGGCATTCCATTCCTTCGCCTCGGCAGCGAGTACTCCTGCGACGAGCGGTTCCGCCCTTATCTGATAGAGAAAGCCATCAGCGACTGTCCGAAGCTCGAAGCCATCAAACAATATATAATAGGAACGCGAGTAATCGTGGGCACCACTTCGATGATGACCTCCAAGCCGTTCATCTTCTCGCTGAAGCACTTCAAGCTTGCCATCATCGACGAGTCGAGCCAGATACTGGAGCCAAATCTCATCGGTCTCCTGTCTGCCGTGGATAAGTTCATCCTCATTGGCGACTACAAGCAGTTGCCAGCCGTGGTGCAGCAGAGCGAGCAGGATTCAGGCATTCCTACCATCAACGACAGTCAGAAAGGTGGCATCATCGACATGAGCATCCTGCAGGACATCTGTCTTACCAACTGCCGCAACTCCCTCTTCGAACGTCTGATTCATTGGGAAGATCACGAAGAGCGCAGCGAATTCATCGGCATTCTGCGCCGCCAAGGCAGAATGCATCCCGAGATTGCAGAGTTTCCTAACCGGATGTTCTACCGTCGGGAGAAACTGGAACCCGTGCCATGTCCACACCAGTTGGAGACGGAGCTGGCATATACTCTCCCGTCAGAAGATGCGCTCGACGACCTGCTGAAGGAGCACCGCATGATATTCCTCCCATCCAAATTCTGCAAGGAACCGAATGTATCCGATAAGATCAATGCCAACGAGGCAGCAATCGTGGTAGACCTGCTTCGCCGCATCCACCGCTTCTATGGAGAGCGTTTCGATGCCAAGAAGACGGTAGGCGTCATCGTTCCTTACCGCAACCAGATAGCCATGGTGCGCAAAGGCATCGAAAAGCTCGGCATTCCGGAACTGGAGAAAATCAGTATCGATACCGTAGAGCGGTACCAGGGCAGCCAGCGAGATGTCATCATCTACAGTTTCACCATCCAGAACATCTGGCAGCTCGACTTCCTTGCCGGCAACAGTTTCGTAGAAGACGGCGCCATCATCGACCGCAAGCTGAACGTAGCCATCACCCGTGCCCGAAAGCAGATGATTATGACAGGCAACCCGGAGATATTGCGCAATAATCAGATTTTTAGCGAATTAATGAACTATGTGAAGGAAAAAGGAGGATATTTTTAA
- a CDS encoding AAA family ATPase gives MDIPFIYGRLAEKESFIDRIEDRRELKNFLRHGINVILVSPRRWGKSSLVRTSMEELMQEESKTKVCFMDASKIHTEEEFYNKFASIVIQGVSSTLEQKLSDLVKFINRFTPSITITSDPMNSVEVNLKVNPVKESPENILQLPERIAEAKGIKIIVCIDEFQQLANLPKWKNLEAMLRAEWQLQHHTTYCLYGSKMHMMKDIFNKANSPFFKFGQLMNLKRIAKEYWIPYIMNNFKKTGKTISESQAECLCERVKYNSWYVQQYCFFLWSHTDKEVTQELLDNQLQLVLDTNEDLFLTEMDELTPTQIGMLKAIASGEKHFNAKDVVETYGLGQPQSITRNKKVLVEKDLVEKHLQDFSFVDPVFELWLKREYNILP, from the coding sequence ATGGATATACCCTTTATTTATGGAAGACTCGCTGAGAAAGAGAGTTTTATCGACAGAATAGAAGACCGAAGGGAACTGAAGAATTTCCTTCGCCACGGCATCAACGTCATCTTGGTATCTCCAAGAAGATGGGGAAAATCTTCGCTTGTCAGAACCTCTATGGAAGAATTAATGCAGGAAGAATCCAAAACAAAGGTTTGCTTTATGGATGCCTCCAAGATTCATACGGAGGAGGAATTCTACAACAAATTTGCCTCCATCGTGATACAAGGAGTTTCTTCCACATTGGAACAGAAATTATCTGACCTGGTGAAATTTATCAATCGTTTTACCCCAAGCATTACGATAACTTCCGACCCAATGAATAGTGTAGAGGTCAACCTAAAGGTGAATCCTGTAAAGGAAAGTCCTGAAAACATTCTGCAACTCCCCGAAAGGATAGCCGAGGCTAAAGGCATCAAGATTATCGTCTGCATCGATGAGTTTCAGCAACTCGCCAACCTGCCAAAATGGAAGAACCTTGAAGCTATGCTGAGGGCTGAATGGCAGTTGCAGCACCATACCACCTACTGTCTCTACGGCAGCAAGATGCACATGATGAAAGATATTTTCAACAAGGCGAACAGTCCTTTCTTTAAGTTCGGACAACTGATGAACCTGAAGAGAATAGCCAAGGAATATTGGATTCCATACATCATGAACAATTTTAAGAAGACAGGAAAAACTATCTCTGAGAGCCAAGCAGAATGTCTATGCGAAAGAGTGAAGTATAACTCTTGGTACGTACAGCAATATTGCTTCTTCCTATGGTCACACACAGACAAAGAGGTGACGCAAGAACTCCTCGACAACCAGCTCCAACTGGTTTTGGACACCAACGAAGACTTGTTCTTGACAGAGATGGACGAGCTCACTCCCACCCAAATCGGCATGTTGAAAGCCATCGCTTCTGGCGAAAAGCACTTCAATGCCAAGGATGTCGTAGAGACGTATGGTCTGGGGCAGCCACAGAGCATCACACGTAACAAGAAAGTATTAGTAGAGAAAGATCTCGTTGAGAAACATCTTCAAGATTTCTCATTCGTCGATCCTGTCTTCGAACTTTGGCTGAAGAGAGAATACAACATTTTACCATAA
- a CDS encoding nucleoside deaminase, which produces MTKEELMHRAIELSKNSVKTGGGPFGAVIAKDGIIIAEASNSVTIDLDPTAHAEVNCIRQATRKLKTFNLEGCEIYTSCEPCPMCLGAIYWAHLDRIYYANDRKDAAKIGFDDEFIYEEIDRKIEDRHKPMIALMRDEALGAFRMWEENAEKTEY; this is translated from the coding sequence ATGACAAAAGAAGAATTGATGCATAGAGCCATTGAGCTCTCAAAGAATAGCGTGAAGACGGGGGGCGGACCTTTTGGTGCTGTGATTGCCAAGGATGGTATTATCATCGCTGAGGCTTCCAACAGTGTAACCATCGACCTCGACCCTACGGCTCATGCCGAAGTGAACTGCATCCGACAGGCCACCCGCAAGCTGAAGACCTTCAATCTGGAAGGTTGCGAAATCTATACCTCCTGCGAGCCTTGCCCGATGTGCCTGGGTGCCATCTATTGGGCACATCTCGACCGTATCTATTATGCCAACGACCGGAAGGATGCGGCAAAGATAGGTTTCGATGATGAGTTTATCTACGAGGAGATAGACCGCAAGATAGAAGACCGCCACAAGCCGATGATTGCCCTGATGCGCGATGAGGCGCTCGGTGCTTTCCGCATGTGGGAGGAAAATGCGGAAAAGACGGAGTATTAA
- a CDS encoding IS1634 family transposase has translation MYISKAKKYRDQGDGTAIAYDYYRLTKSYIDKDGKTKHRSVLCLGELPGFDKDERNRLAAMLTTMIEDGQSVMCDNKKLYEEAMSQYVKYRSSKYAQENDPRLIAERKVREEEERKKAVAVKLETLTQHEARIIGCENLCNSTMRMLDIRKYLTSRGWKRDHINFALMQIIARAIYPYSELKTVRYLRENTALAEMFGIPKEKITKDALYESAKRLWDEHHGLEDWLHDRVCSMFGIEEKILLFDITNSYFEGKMENSELCQYGRSKEKRDDCRIVVLAAVVNTEGLLVRTMIYEGNRHDSTTVEEVVGTLAKTTTQEAKRVVVMDAGFYSKPNVNWLKANGFDYITVLPSGDSKFESTSSEIINHTDKKGQQIRLQMGKVDMDGESVKALMVDSDAKGAKERSMYEQACKRYEEGLEAIKKGILTKGGTKKRDAVNKRLGKLDKQYGAIRLSYNVTFTYEGTGKNEVATSMTWECREDKAAQRRKFHGKYVLLTSLDESQELNIWKFYNVIRTVEETFHVLKTDLDIRPVYHKSDNGIKAHLNLAILAYWVVSVTKYRLKLKKHENVRWDEIMRIASTQVVVTAKVETVDGQVISIRQSTEAESKLSAIYDLLYINPKPLGKRKSMLHPNHTSKNLDIGNQGVT, from the coding sequence ATGTATATATCCAAGGCAAAGAAATATCGCGATCAGGGAGATGGTACAGCAATCGCATATGATTACTATCGTCTCACGAAGTCTTACATCGACAAAGATGGCAAGACTAAGCATCGTAGTGTTCTTTGCCTTGGAGAACTTCCCGGCTTTGACAAGGATGAACGTAACCGACTGGCAGCCATGCTTACCACTATGATTGAGGATGGACAAAGCGTGATGTGTGATAACAAAAAGCTCTACGAGGAAGCCATGTCTCAATACGTGAAGTACCGCAGCAGCAAGTATGCCCAGGAAAACGATCCCCGTCTCATCGCCGAGCGCAAGGTTCGCGAAGAAGAGGAGCGCAAGAAAGCAGTTGCCGTTAAGCTTGAAACGCTCACCCAGCATGAAGCTCGCATCATCGGTTGCGAGAACCTCTGCAACTCTACCATGCGTATGCTTGATATTCGTAAATATCTGACCTCCAGGGGATGGAAGCGTGACCATATAAACTTTGCCCTCATGCAGATTATCGCACGTGCCATCTATCCATATTCAGAATTGAAGACCGTCCGCTATCTTCGTGAGAACACTGCACTTGCAGAGATGTTCGGCATTCCTAAGGAGAAAATAACCAAAGATGCCTTGTACGAAAGTGCCAAGCGTCTGTGGGACGAGCACCATGGTCTTGAGGACTGGCTCCATGACAGGGTATGCAGCATGTTCGGCATCGAGGAGAAAATCCTTCTGTTTGACATCACAAACTCCTACTTTGAGGGGAAAATGGAGAACAGTGAACTCTGTCAGTATGGTCGTTCCAAAGAGAAAAGGGACGACTGCAGGATTGTTGTCCTTGCTGCTGTAGTAAACACAGAGGGATTACTCGTCCGCACAATGATATACGAGGGAAACCGTCATGATTCTACTACCGTTGAGGAAGTCGTTGGCACTTTGGCCAAGACCACCACTCAGGAAGCCAAACGTGTCGTAGTGATGGATGCAGGCTTCTACTCCAAGCCGAATGTCAATTGGTTAAAAGCCAATGGATTCGACTACATTACCGTACTCCCTTCCGGCGATAGCAAGTTCGAGTCTACAAGTTCAGAAATCATCAATCATACCGACAAAAAGGGACAGCAGATACGCTTGCAGATGGGTAAGGTTGACATGGATGGAGAATCCGTCAAGGCTCTCATGGTGGATAGTGACGCAAAGGGGGCCAAGGAACGCTCCATGTATGAGCAGGCATGCAAACGCTATGAGGAGGGATTGGAAGCAATCAAAAAGGGTATTCTTACCAAGGGCGGAACCAAGAAACGTGACGCCGTGAACAAGCGATTGGGCAAATTGGACAAGCAATATGGAGCCATTCGCCTGTCATACAACGTTACCTTTACCTATGAGGGTACAGGAAAGAACGAGGTTGCTACTTCCATGACCTGGGAATGCAGAGAGGACAAGGCTGCTCAGAGAAGAAAGTTCCATGGAAAATATGTCTTGCTGACGAGCCTTGATGAAAGCCAGGAATTGAACATCTGGAAATTTTATAATGTAATCAGAACCGTAGAGGAGACTTTCCATGTGTTGAAGACAGACTTGGATATCCGTCCTGTCTATCATAAGAGCGACAATGGAATCAAGGCTCATCTCAACCTTGCCATACTGGCATATTGGGTGGTCAGCGTCACCAAGTATCGCCTGAAATTGAAGAAGCATGAGAATGTGAGATGGGATGAAATCATGCGCATTGCCAGCACACAGGTTGTGGTTACTGCAAAAGTTGAAACCGTAGATGGGCAGGTCATTAGTATAAGACAGAGCACAGAGGCAGAGAGTAAACTCTCCGCCATCTATGATTTGCTCTACATTAACCCCAAACCGCTCGGGAAAAGAAAATCCATGCTACACCCAAATCATACCTCAAAAAATCTGGATATTGGAAATCAGGGAGTTACATGA